TCACTCCCAATGTCACATGGCACAACACTTAGCAAGATTCAAAGTCCTCGGACGATGATCAAGTGTAGATGATCAATATTCCACATGCTTTGGCGGTGTGATCTATCATGTACGTCATGCTATGTCAAGATCAGATTTTCTTATGCTCTAAGTGTTCGTAGCAGGTACCAAAACAATCCAAGATTGTCTCACTAGGCAGCCATTAAAAATATTCTGAAGTACCTCAGAAGGACTAAGGATTTGCTCCTAgtctatggaggtgatgaagagctcgttgtAAGTGGTTACACCGATGCTAGCTTCATGAATGATATGGATGACTACAAATCTCGATCGGGCTATGTTTTCACTCTCGATGGTAGTGCAGTGGCTTGGAAAAGTTTCAAGTAGAACATTGTTGCTAATTCTATGATGGAAGCAGAATATATCACAGCTTTAGAAGCTTCGAAGAAGGTGGTTTGGATCAATATGTTTCTTGAAGAACTACATGTGGTTCCAAGTGCAACGAATCCCATGGAGCTATATTGTGATAATAGCGGCACTGTGGCTCAACAAAGGAGCCAAGATCCCATCAAAAGTCCAGTACAACGCAAGTATCACCTTATTCGATATCATGTTGAAGAAGGTTTAGTAAAAGTACTCGAGATTCACACAGGCTTGAATGTGTCACACCCGATGACGAATCCTTTACCACGAGCAAAGCATGAACAACACCTGATTGCCATTGGTGTAAAGGaagctatgtaatctagattattgactctagtgcaagtgggagattgttgaaaatatgccctggaggcaataatatttgtattctGTATTTCCAAGTTTATAGTTaatgtttatattctatgctataactgctatgattctTGAATATGTGATTCATAGAAAACTCATTAGCACGTGTAGAAGTCTATAGTTCATAACACATGAGTTAACCTATGcttgattccttagaccatgagagtatagaGTCACTCCATACTGGATGTTTCCCTTTGGGGTTGTTCCGAAGTCATCTGTAACAGGGTGACCATAACAGCAACTTACGGGTTCATCAAAAATGTATGATGAGGGACCAGATAGCTTGAGACTACGATTTGCTCCTCCAACAAGGGAGAGATATTCTTATGGTACTCTCGGTGTGACGACATCTATCATCATCTGGCCAGACAAAGTGTGAATTGATCATGGGGATGCCGGAACACTTGAACGAGAAAGAGAACAAAACCAATAATGAGGAAgcccggtatagtgagcatgtgtagATCTCACAGAGTACCGATATATCTCACCTAGGGTTTTGTAAACATATCGCGAAGAAAAAGGAACAGCATATGATAACCAAcaattcactcgaatatcattcatgCAAGTATAGAAATCAATATGGATATCCATGGTTCCGCTATTGATCATTGAACGGAAGCAGTTTTCATTCATGTCTATATTTTACCGAACCTGcagggtcacacacttaagggaTTACGCTCTGTTGAGTTCTATAGGAGTTAGGAATATGAGAAAATATTACCGAAAAAAATTTGAGAATAAAAGAAATTGTTTTCAAAGAAACTGGAAGGGTTTCGGGGTTACCGGAATAGTTTCAGAGAAACTAGGTAATACCAAGTAGTGATATGCAGGCAGAAAATGTTTCTGGGGACCTAATACAAATAATAGAAGACTTAGGTAATTATTTAGGAGTCCCTATATTTAGAGTCAATGGGCtaagggaaatatcaattgatcgATTAGTGAAGAGCTAATTGGCCCTAAGGCCCTTATAGTGGAGGCACCCTCCCACCGTCGTGCTTTTTTAGACAAGCTAAAGGGGGAAGGATTTCTCCTCCCCTAGGCCGGCGCAAGGGAAGGGGGGGTCCTCCAAGTCAGCCCCCCCCNNNNNNNNNNNNNNNNNNNNNNNNNNNNNNNNNNNNNNNNNNNNNNNNNNNNNNNNNNNNNNNNNNNNNNNNNNNNNNNNNNNNNNNNNNNNNNNNNNNNNNNNNNNNNNNNNNNNNNNNNNNNNNNNNNNNNNNNNNNNNNNNNNNNNNNNNNNNNNNNNNNNNNNNNNNNNNNNNNNNNNNNNNNNNNNNNNNNNNNNNNNNNNNNNNNNNNNNNNNNNNNNNNNNNNNNNNNNNNNNNNNNNNNNNNNNNNNNNNNNNNNNNNNNNNNNNNNNNNNNNNNNNNNNNNNNNNNNNNNNNNNNNNNNNNNNNNNNNNNNNNNNNNNNNNNNNNNNNNNNNNNNNNNNNNNNNNACACACACCTATATTTACGAGAGAGCCCCCCCCCCTCCACGCGCGTGCGCGCGAACACACAAGCCCTTTATTCCAGGGCGTCCACTATGTAGCTCTAGTTCTTGTTTAGACTTGTTCTAGACTAGACCTAACTTTGGTTTTCTCTTGTCCACATAATAGAGAAGCCTCGTAAGGCTCTCTTCTTTCTCCTCTAGCTCGTACGTGTGCAATTCATAGAGAGGTCGTACTACCAAGCTTCGGTTCGATGGATCATTCGTGAACCATTCAAGGGACTTCATCAGCAATCTACTCCAACTTTCTTCCACTGCAACTCGTAGTTGGTAACGATCCAAACCTCTATATGCATCTTAATAGTGTTCCTGAAGTTCGATCTATATGATGAATATATTTTTTCTATTATGTTTCCCAACATCATATTATACTCCTTTTTTCCTTTATATATTTACAGGTTCTCATCGGGGTTTTTAATGAGGTATAATATCAACAcaagatcatatgtcatactttttGTTTTTCCCATTGAGATTTTTAAGGAAATATATACAATATATGTATTGTCCCTTTTTTATTGTTCTCTTATTGTTTTAAAAGGCTACGATTGCTATTGTATATTTTCTCCTTATTTGTCCACTGGTCTCACATTTTTCCCACAGGATTTTTAAAGGAATCTTTATCAAGATGAAGTCTGCTGACAAGACCAAGCAGTGATTAGGGGGGGAGTGCTTGGATTAATTAATGTGTTATTTGTAGGAACCGTCAGCAGTTGTCTTGGGGCAATAGTCACGACGGTTGCGCCCATCTCTATATGCCTATTAAGAATCGTCCTTGGCACTGTATAAACAGGGTACTCTCATCAATAAAGATTAAAAAATCGACAAAGAATAAAGATTAACTACTCTCATTACATCTCTGTTTAGAGGTAAATACACCCGAAGTCATAGAACTTGCACGCGATGGTCAGTTTGGTGCACAAACTTGTAAAATACACGTTTTCGGTCATCAAACTTGTACAAGCGTTCATATACGATCACATTTCATGTACACGGACGTATCCATGGGCTATGTGGCATTCCAGTGTGGCCAGGCCCATTGTCATCCGCTGTAGCATGTAGATCTGCAGAGAAGCCTTTGGCTTTTTTATTTTCGTATTAAGCCCctaaaaataaaatgaataaaCAAGCGATGTGGGGTCTTGAAGCTGCAACGTGCCCTAGTAGTCATACGTGGACAACCACCAGACTACTGATCATTCATGTCTATGTAGCATGACTAATTTCTGTATCATATAAACATTGATTGGAAATAATTTTTACAAGAAATGAAACACTGAAAAAATGAGCACCGTGGCTCGACCATGTGACCTTGTGCTCAAGGTTAACTAACATTACCACTGACAACACAACACGTCCAGATGTAAGAAAACAATTTATATTCTTGTGTTTGTAACATTCAAAAAATATTTATGTGTTACAAAAAAGGTACGCGGCATTTTAAAAAGTTTCAAAAACTTGTATttggaaaaatgttaatcaacaCAACACGTCcatattaacattttttcaaatacaagttttgaaACTTATGTGTATTGAAACATATACTCCATGTGATACATATATCTTTTGATGTTTTAAATACTCCAGTATACATCTATGTTTTGATACACATATATTTTAAATACTCCAGTATACATCTATGTTTGGAGTatttaaaaaatatatgcttaataCTTTTTAAGTGTATGATTGGCATTTTTTTCAAATACGAGTTTTGAAAAGTTTTGAAACTTTTTTCAACTATGTTTTTAACATTTTCGGATGGTACGAAACATTTTAAAGCTACACAAACTGTTTTATACATTGTATAGGCATTTAAAAAATGTCATGACCAGTTTTTTtggaatgcatgaacatttttaaaatgcaacGTATCATTTTTAATTACACAAATGTGGTTTACaatgtttattttttttaaatgtcgCACACCTTTTTTTGTAACACATAAACATTTATTAAATATCACAAACACaataatataattttttttcttacaTAGAACAAGAAGGAATAACAACATGAAAAATATTTATCCCATTTGATATGTTGTGTTGTCGAAGCCCGGTGGTAATCTTAGTTAACGTTGACCACGAGGTCACATAGTCGAGCCATGGTGCTCCTTTTTTTGGGATTACATTTCTTGCAAAATTGATTTTTCGGCCGTGTTTATATGATATAAAAACTATTCGTGCTATCTAGACATGAATGGTCATTGGTTTGGTGGTTGTTAACCCAAGCTTAGTAGGGGCACGTCCCTAGTTTGTAACCGAACCATCTCTTATTTTTCCATTTTATTTTAGGGGCTTTATACGTAAATAAAAAATCATTTTATTTTAGGGGCTTAATAAGTTAAAAAAATAGGTGCATAATACGTAAATAAAGAAAAAGCCTACAGATCTACCATTCGTGGTGGGCTTACAGTGAGCCCTGGCCATGTTGGCATGCCACATAGGCCACGGATACGTCTGCGTACATGAAATGTGACCGTATATGAAAGTTTGCGCAAGTTTGATGACCAGAAACACGTATTTTACAACTTTGTGCACCAAACTGACCGTCACGTGCAAGTTCTATGACTCCTGGTGTATTTACCTCTTCTGTTTACTATTTGCATCGATCGAGTCTCTCGTTTTCAACTTCAAACAGTGACGAGTGAAACTCGCTGGCGCCTACTGCTTCTACGAGCGGGCGGCGCTGCGAGCCAATCCACCGTCTCTTCTCAGGGATGGGAGCGCAGCGGAAGCATGAGGGGCTGGCCCGAACAGCCACGGGCAGGCGCATCGTACACTATGAAGGGGGCCGATCAAGAGCTCACGCGGGGCAGGCGACACCAAAGCATCACCCATTCATAACAACAATTCAGTCAAGCGGGCCGGAATAAAAAGCGAATGCAGATTCCCCGTTTACTTTCATCTTCATTCTTTTTTAATTTTAAAGAGAATTACATCTTGTACTGTCCTTCCATGTTCCATCCTTCCTTTCCAAAATAAAACAACTGTTCTCTTGACCAGGAAACTAGAATGTAAGTAGTCTTTTCTTTTTCATCGCCCTTAAAGCTGGAATAACAACTGGAGCAGGACCAGGAAGAGAAACGCAAAAAGGTAGCCCCCactaagcaacagatttgttgaccCGGATTGGCAACGAGCCAATGGTCACAACATCAACCAAGGGACTCTTATCTTCAGCCTTCCTTGTCTTGGAACTGATTGTAAGAGAACCAACTTTCGCAACAATTGAATCATCTTCAGGTGCCTCCAATCTGACAATTGCCGAGCTAATATTAACTCCGTTCTCACGCAATTTTGACGATCCATGTCCAGCACCATCAGGATTCGGTTTAGGGTTTTCCACCTTCTTCCAGTATTGTTGCTTCCCATCCATGCTCATTTTCAAGGTTGAAGTTTGTGGCTGGCTAgttgaagatctaggcgctttttCATTATCCTGCTTGCCATAAAAACGGTTTTCTTGATGCCCATTTTCTTTCCCAGCCTCACTACCAACTTGTTTTTCAACAGCATCCTGTTGTTTGATGCCATTACAATCATGTGGCTTCTCTGACATGTTCTGTATCTCCAATGTTCTGTCTATCAGCACACCACCAAATTTTGGCATCTGAAGATCTGAGGCATCGCTCTTACGCTGTGAGACAGGCACAAAATCTGGAGCATTGTGACTCAACTTGGACCATCTGCACTGCTTAATTCTTGCTTCATCTTCCTCGTATCTCATAAAATCGTCAAATAGGCACTCCTTCACTTTGATATCCTTCAAGATCTTGAGCACAGATATTCCAGGAACATATGGGACCTGCATTTGAAGCTTGGATCATGATCACGAGGTTGAAAGCAGACACTACATGTATGCTCAGAACTAGACCACGGAAAAAGAATGCAATGTGAAGACACTTCACCACACGGAAACTAGTATTCACTTGATATTCCATGGATCAAAACTGGCTTCCCACAAATGGAATGCTTACCTCTTGGGTATCTCTGCTGTGTGTGACAGGCTTATTTTCATTATTCTGAAGCAAGATATTCTGCAAAGTATAGTTAGGTACGTCTTTGATTATATGCCATCTTACAGGAAAGCAACCAGTCCATTTATCCTGGCACCAGAAGTCCATGTCCTTATGAAAATCGACAGGACCAACCATCTCGGCCAAGCCACAAAAGTGCCCGCTACCATTCACCTGATGAACCACAAGTCACATTTAATAATTGAATTTTAAGGACAAACCATATTTTAAGAAAATGGAAGTTGGACAAGTTGGAACTGCTTACAGAAAAGAACAGAAAAACTGGACACTTTGTAGAATTCCGCTTAGCTATTCGGTCAGCATCCCTATATGCGCAATCCAGCTTGCTATTTCCACTGGAGGAACTAGACCATACACCATACTTAATTGATTTGTGGATATCCGCCTCACCAATTGACTTGATAACGAAGAACTTTGCATAGGGATTGTCCACTCGGAGGTCATTACCGTTGTATTGGTCAGGTCTTATAATGATTGTCCCATCTGAGTTCCCAACAATCAGCCTTGACGTGTAGGATTTTGCAACTATGGCTGGTGACCTTTGGCCGCTATGTTTCTCCGCATTACTAGAGCCATGTGCCTTTAGTTGACCACGCGACTTCGAAGTAGGCTGAAATTTCTCAGCTGAAGCCCACTTCTGAGGATCAGATCCGACACACGCAAAACAATCATTTCCAGATAATTTTGCCTTTGGTGAATGCTTGGCAGCAGCCATTGGACTGTCAAGCACATTTGTAGGTGCCTAATCATAAGAATAATATTTCTCAGCTCAAGATAGGAACAAACTTACAGCATGAGAAAAGAAATAATCGACTTCTGTATCAACAGTAAGAAGCAGAAAGTGTTTTGATGACTACAGAACTTTTACATGTAGTGGAGAAAATATAGAAGCTATTATGCTGAAAGATGTTGTACAGAATATAAAACAAACTACTCTATTGTAGTTGACCCAACAGTACTCTATGGTAGTTGACCCAACAGATAACATCAATAACTAGCAATCTTCCATTAACAATTATCTCTGTCCTAGAGAAGAGGACGAGAGCTGGCAAGGTGGCTAGTAACACAACAAATACACGTGTTGGAGAAATAAAATCAGCCTCACATTCAATGTTACTTCTACAATATGCATGCCTTGCAACGTTGAAAAGTTACCAACCCAAAAGAACATCAAAAAGAAGGAACCTTGACGACTGGGAGGGCCATATAGTAGTGGAATTTATTTGTGAAGATATATTAAGACGTGGTGGGAACAATTGCCCATTCACATCAGAGCATCATCAACTACTGGTACCCCAAAAGCTTCAACGGCATTACAGGCTTACTGTTCTGAGTTTTTCTTAGGCATGCTACTTTCATATTTAAGGGTTCATACACAAGAAATTAAGAGGAAATGATGGATCCTATAGTAGCTTCAACTCAACAAACAGTTCAGAGGATGTTACTTACTCGCTTCGTTCTGATGAATAAGGTGTATTTCATTTTGTTAAGACAAGACTTTTGAGCAAGAATTACTCTTCTAATATTTGATTTATGTGACACAAAATCACCATCATAACAAAGTACTTCTAAATACAAACCTAGTGACACAAATTTCATGTCATATAACCTTGTATTTATGTAGCCATTATTGGTCAAATGCATGTCTTAACGAAACAAAACACGCCTTACTTCTAGGAATGGAGGTAGCAAATGCTAAACAGCAGGCCTCACAAAAAGAGAACAATGAGAGCAAATCCCAGAAGAACATGTGCGCCTACCTGTGGGGTATGAAGAGGTTTAACAGGCACCATGGACCCATTTCCCAGCTCTTGCTTCATTGGAAGTGAGTTATGCAACTGAACAATTGGCATCATTGAGTGATTCTGAAACTGCTTTGAAGAGACAATTGTTGATTGTACAGGCGGATTCACGACAACATCATTTTTCGGGGCAACAAGAGCCATCGAAGGTAACACATGATTTGTGGATGTTACAGCATAAGCTGGCATGCTTGGAATGAATGCAACACTAGATGGGTGGAGAGATGTGGCAGTGATTCCTAGGACACTATCTACTGCATAAGGAAGAACAGATGGAATGTAATAAGATGAGGGAACTACTTGGCATGTAGGGTCAGCATCAGGGACATATTCTTGTGGCAGATAAGATCCATCAACTATGTAACCAGGATCCATAGGGTAAGGGCTGTAGGAAGGATGAACTGATCCATTGTCAGGGGTAGCATAGTAAACACACTGTGTGCCGTCAGTCTGGAAAGCCTGTGAGAGCAACATGTGAGAAATGTTCGAAGGTAAAAAGAACAGGTACTGAAGAAATTTTGCTGTTACACTAACCGGAAAATAAACATCTTGAGCATCATACCCTAGAGAGTTCTGATGGTTATACCAATCCATAGGTGATCCAACTTCTGTATTTAAAAGGACTATGTATTATAATCTGATAGCGCAGGGAAGTAAAAATACCATCAACTGCATGGTGCAAATTAATATTTTACCTGCATAACCATATGTATAGGAATTTACAGCAGTTGGAACATATACATTTTGTCCATACAATAATTCAGGGGCCATTTCCATCTCCGTACAATCGACAGCTTTGAAGGAAACGCCCCGCGTTATACTGTAGTGACTTGGCTGGAATGAGCAACAGAAAGCATGTTACACAAAATTTAACAACATGCATCACACAGATAAAAAGATAACTGAAGGTGGCAACACAAAAGAGCATAGCAAGATGAACTCCAAAAGGTTGAGTACAAAAAGCTGGCATAAAAATAAGTAAACAAGTATGTGTTGCAAGAAGATATAGTACAATAATTTACAAACATGGGAAGGAATATCAAAGGCAATTGTTATGATTAAAattacagttttgctaaagcacatctagatgtgccataagtattgcacatctaagtcctatgtcattgatcttgcgttgagattcgtgtggatatttttctttttcttttttcttttcctctttatacttgattcactcacttagatgtgcaataactagagcacatctagatgtgccctagacacacccttAAAATTATGAGAAATGAAAAGTAGTGACTTAGATATTACTAGGAGTAacatatttatgtgcagaaactctCAGCACAATTTATTGAGCATAGCTAACAGGTTAGATGATATGTTCACTGAGTCAGAGCTTATCCTAAGTTGGTTAGGCTGGAGGGTCAAATCTAATAAAGTCCTTCACAcataacaaattcaaaaaaatcacaaCATGTAGTTACCCATCTTCCTGCCTTAGTTGAATAAGAATATTAGACTAGTGTGTCCCAGATTACACCAATCCCCATTCTCACACCTACAATCATCAAAATACTATGCGAACATGCCTAATTTTGATCAGCTCAGGAACACTATCATCATTCTGTACAATTTGATGCGTGCATAACGATGTAGACTTTGTTGTGTACAGATGAAAAGGTGCAATTGACGGTACATAACCAAAAAATCAAATCGAAGTTTGTGTCGGCCTAATTTTAATAGGCAACGAAAACAGCAGAGACCAATTTTTACGCAAGTTAATCGCCAAAATTACCGATTACACCCCTATAGTAAATCGAAGCAACAAAGGCTCAAACAGATGCAATACCATGATCAAACATGTTACCTTCGATAACAAAAAAAAACGCGAAACTTCACCAACAAGGAAAACCTAGATCCAAAACCGATCCGCCCACAAAACCAAAACCAGATATCGGCACATGACACCGAACCTAATTCACCGGCCCGGCCCATGGCAAATAGATCCACACCTCCGCCATCCCGAGAGGAACCGGCGTCGCCTACGGCCAGCGAGGAGGATGCAGACATGAATCAGATGGTTGNNNNNNNNNNNNNNNNNNNNNNNNNNNNNNNNNNNNNNNNNNNNNNNNNNNNNNNNNNNNNNNNNNNNNNNNNNNNNNNNNNNNNNNNNNNNNNNNNNNNNNNNNNNNNNNNNNNNNNNNNNNNNNNNNNNNNNNNNNNNNNNNNNNNNNNNNNNNNNNNCTCACCAGTCACGACGTGTAACAGGCTTACAGCCTTGGCTCCAGTCGCCGCCGGGGAAACCCTAAACCTAGGAGAGAATGGGAGAGGCGGCGAAGAGGCAGGCGAGGCGGGGAAAGAGGTGGAAGCAAAGCGGGAAATGCGAGAGACGAGCTGGAGCCTGAGGGGGCGAGATTTTGTTTCTTCCTCTCGTCTTCCTTTCTGTATTTATTTATATATTCTGGCTCTCCTTTGCACATTGACAATTTGTGACTTTGGGCTATATGGCGGTTCGAAACAGCGCGCGGTTATCGTGACACGTCGGGCCCGTTGCCGTGTCACCTATAAACCGCTTGGGTCACGCTGTCTGAAAGTGGTAAATCCCTACCCTCAAAAAAAGAAAGTGGtaaatcccttctctctttttttgagtAACGGTAAATCCCTTTTGTTAGGAAGGTTAACTGCCGACCATCAGCTAGGAGAAGGGTCTAGCGACCCCTTTCCACCGTTGCACGAATCTTGACGCAGGGTCGGTGCCACGTCAGATTTCAAACTAACTAGAAGGGTTGAACGCGCTTTGCTGCGCCGTTGTGACTTTCTTTTAAAAAATCACTCTCTTTCACAATAAGGTATATTATTTTTTTGAAAAGATAAATCTTTTAAGTTTCatcaaatttgtagagaaatatatcaaaattcataatatcatattggtatttttagattcatcatgaaatgaattttaatttttttttgtttaaTATTGCGGATGTCGATATTTTTGCTTTGAACTTGCTCTAAGTTGAAAATTTTGACTTCCTAGAAAAACTAATACCCTTTATATTTTGGAACTGAGAAAATATTTAGTCTGGCGTGTGGGGAAGATGATAGTGTGTTTTATTTTTTTTTTATAATGCATTGATTTGGTGGGCCTTTCATGATGTGATTCTGTGTTCTCCACTAACCAATCTATATTTATGTGGAGAAATTTCAGTGCTGGTGGTTGCATATACTATATTGGTGCTACGATATCACATGGTGACACTTCTTTTTATAGGTGGTGAGGTGCATGGGATTGATATGTTTTTATAAGCCAATTGCTGctggttgatttgcaaaattgttGGCCTGGTTAAAATCGTAAACCAAAtccaaaattgaatacctcaattgaAATAGCTTTAAAAGGAAACATAatgaattaaaagaattgaatgagAAAGCTTGAGAAAATGTAGACCCGGTCAAAATCGGATAACACAATTCTAAATTGAATACCCCAATTAATTGTGAGGCCTTAAAAATTAGAAAGCATAATGTGTAGTATAAGATGATTGAATGAGAGAGCTTCACGAAATTATTGATCCGGTCAAAATCAGTGACACAATTCTAATTGAAGACCTCGGTTGAATGTGGGCTCTTTGAACCTAAGGAGCTTAGTGTTATAGAGGATTCACCGCGGGAATAAAACCCAACGAATGTTCCTTTTTTCAAATAACTTGCCCACCCCCACTGGCTAGTGGCGTGGTCTTTGCATATGGAGGACCCTGAATTGAATCCTAGGACCTCCCTTTTTGCCCACTTTTTTAGTCATGATGGCATTTTCTAGAAAAACAATAGCTTGGGAGTttattaagagatggcattttgTGTTAAAAAACAAAGAGATGACCTTTTATATTTTAATAGATGGTATTTTTATATTAAGAGATGACAATTTTGTTTAAGAGATGGCATTTTTGcattaagagatggcatttttaaTTAAGAgatggtgtaagggcatatttcttccTAAGTGGTTTTGCTGATTGATGAcattgtttgcggactaatcgtgtgtgttgagcatttcagatatctcatgtctaggcacaacaCGATTTGGTGCCTCTCGGAGCCTATCGAAGACGACggttctctacgtttctttttggtggatttgagtcgtaggaaatccGTACTAGTAAGGAGGGGTCCGCTTCGAAAagattagggtggaatcaacacatacacatctgttcctttgcaccaccttccCTTCGCTTCGATGGAGCACCATCCATTTATCCATGTCTCTGCGATTGAAGGTTGCCAAATGCTAAAGCCTCTGTGGCGTgcagtagtactgctcaagggagtagTAGTACCgcaggggcatgcggtagtacctctcaagcgagcggtagtaccgctcttgacgagcggtagtaccactgcctTCAGCCCTGACGCTGACGCATGCAGAAGTAAGCGCGGATGTAACTTTTTACTTCCGcccctccgcggtagtaccgctccctgtgagcggtagtaccgtgccggatttTTGCACAACTCCAACCTCAGCGAAAGTAGTTACGGAAGTAATTTATTTCTTCCGTGCATTTCCAGCGCCAGTTGAGCCCTGCCTTACAGTAGTATCGtaggggcgcgcggtagtaccgctccggcggttctaccgcttgTTGCCCTGTGCAATAGGCCCTCGTCTGGTCACTAccacacaagcggtagtaccgcaaccgtCTGCGGTAGTACCACGGCTGTGTGCAATAGTACCGTGCTACAcgggctgagtgaggggataacggttggatcttttcccccactatataaagggggtcttcttccccaagaagatcacctcttccctccccaagcttcGTTGTTGCTTAGAGCttcattttc
The Triticum dicoccoides isolate Atlit2015 ecotype Zavitan chromosome 3A, WEW_v2.0, whole genome shotgun sequence genome window above contains:
- the LOC119268137 gene encoding YTH domain-containing protein ECT1-like isoform X2, with translation MEMAPELLYGQNVYVPTAVNSYTYGYAEVGSPMDWYNHQNSLGYDAQDVYFPAFQTDGTQCVYYATPDNGSVHPSYSPYPMDPGYIVDGSYLPQEYVPDADPTCQFQNHSMMPIVQLHNSLPMKQELGNGSMVPVKPLHTPQAPTNVLDSPMAAAKHSPKAKLSGNDCFACVGSDPQKWASAEKFQPTSKSRGQLKAHGSSNAEKHSGQRSPAIVAKSYTSRLIVGNSDGTIIIRPDQYNGNDLRVDNPYAKFFVIKSIGEADIHKSIKYGVWSSSSSGNSKLDCAYRDADRIAKRNSTKCPVFLFFSVNGSGHFCGLAEMVGPVDFHKDMDFWCQDKWTGCFPVRWHIIKDVPNYTLQNILLQNNENKPVTHSRDTQEVPYVPGISVLKILKDIKVKECLFDDFMRYEEDEARIKQCRWSKLSHNAPDFVPVSQRKSDASDLQMPKFGGVLIDRTLEIQNMSEKPHDCNGIKQQDAVEKQVGSEAGKENGHQENRFYGKQDNEKAPRSSTSQPQTSTLKMSMDGKQQYWKKVENPKPNPDGAGHGSSKLRENGVNISSAIVRLEAPEDDSIVAKVGSLTISSKTRKAEDKSPLVDVVTIGSLPIRVNKSVA
- the LOC119268137 gene encoding uncharacterized protein LOC119268137 isoform X1; the protein is MEMAPELLYGQNVYVPTAVNSYTYGYAEVGSPMDWYNHQNSLGYDAQDVYFPAFQTDGTQCVYYATPDNGSVHPSYSPYPMDPGYIVDGSYLPQEYVPDADPTCQVVPSSYYIPSVLPYAVDSVLGITATSLHPSSVAFIPSMPAYAVTSTNHVLPSMALVAPKNDVVVNPPVQSTIVSSKQFQNHSMMPIVQLHNSLPMKQELGNGSMVPVKPLHTPQAPTNVLDSPMAAAKHSPKAKLSGNDCFACVGSDPQKWASAEKFQPTSKSRGQLKAHGSSNAEKHSGQRSPAIVAKSYTSRLIVGNSDGTIIIRPDQYNGNDLRVDNPYAKFFVIKSIGEADIHKSIKYGVWSSSSSGNSKLDCAYRDADRIAKRNSTKCPVFLFFSVNGSGHFCGLAEMVGPVDFHKDMDFWCQDKWTGCFPVRWHIIKDVPNYTLQNILLQNNENKPVTHSRDTQEVPYVPGISVLKILKDIKVKECLFDDFMRYEEDEARIKQCRWSKLSHNAPDFVPVSQRKSDASDLQMPKFGGVLIDRTLEIQNMSEKPHDCNGIKQQDAVEKQVGSEAGKENGHQENRFYGKQDNEKAPRSSTSQPQTSTLKMSMDGKQQYWKKVENPKPNPDGAGHGSSKLRENGVNISSAIVRLEAPEDDSIVAKVGSLTISSKTRKAEDKSPLVDVVTIGSLPIRVNKSVA